TGCCCGTGAGCAACAGATTCGATGTAGCATCATTGTTCCAATGATACCAGCTATATATAATTCACTGACAAAAGCAGGAGAAGGACAGAGAGCTACGTCGTTGTTCGGCCGGATCAGGAGCTCGCCGATGAACTGAAACATAGAGCCGCTGCGAAAACTGATATCCCTCAGGTGTTGGGTGTCGATCTTCAACCTTGCGCTGCCATCCTGAATAACAGCGACCGCAGAGTCCAGATCGTATGACTGAAGGCTGGAGAATTGCAAGACAAGAAGGCTAGCACGGTTAAAACTTGTAGTTTTGAGGAGAAATCAAAGTAACTGGCAGACATACATTCCTGTTACCCGGAGGGACGCCCCTTGCTTGAACATCTCCGAGGAGGGCT
The Triticum urartu cultivar G1812 unplaced genomic scaffold, Tu2.1 TuUngrouped_contig_4293, whole genome shotgun sequence DNA segment above includes these coding regions:
- the LOC125527621 gene encoding CST complex subunit TEN1-like; translated protein: MASSTLKPGVPVTLQELEPSSEMFKQGASLRVTGILQSYDLDSAVAVIQDGSARLKIDTQHLRDISFRSGSMFQFIGELLIRPNNDAILQARVGRNVDGLDLNLYRQSLIVRRQHEAKLLSSRRP